In Synchiropus splendidus isolate RoL2022-P1 chromosome 7, RoL_Sspl_1.0, whole genome shotgun sequence, the genomic window GGCCATAGAAATGGCCCTGTTGACGGCTCAGTGTCGCCAGGTGACGCCCAGGAGGCTTTTCAAGTGGGTGCCTGTCTGGTTCCTTCCCTGGTGCCTGCTGCTGCTCGGGATGCTCCTTCTGCCCGGGACGCCGGCCCTTCTCCACTTCTGTGCCATCTCTGTTGGCCACAACTGTATCCTGGATGGCTTCCCGTCCTGTGACCTGCTACGTTCCGACCTGCCATTTTCCTCATCATGTTgagaaatgatttcattttgatggCATCCTGGGGTCCCGTCTGGACCCAGGATTCAGTGGGAGCCTTTCTTTTCTTACAGGACATTCAGCCTGTGAATGTCCTCAACCCTTCTCTTACTTGACATTGGTCACATTTATGAATCTCAAATGATTGTGGTCTGaccggatatatatatatggtcacatttttcaattggaatgaatttggtatgttactgaatcaaatgatggagccatacatacatttaaacaacaacaacaacaacaacaacaacaacaacatattgtttattttgcactcgtgcacttacaaaggtttcGTGttctctggagagcaaactgtgaaataaaattcaatttttGTTAGAATTAATTAATGGTAATTAAGGTtggttaaagtcccaccactgtATATACGTGTGTGTAGAGTTGTGTCTGCAGAGATATAGGTGTGTTCTTTCAGTGATGGGACTCTTGCAGCGGTATCCAGCGCCCCTTCTTTAACAGGAAACTCAGATAGCCAGTCCTTGATCAAGGCCCTGCAGGAGCTGAGGCAGCTCTCCTCGGTGAACCTCATTCCACGGTCTTCGTACATCTCCACTTCAGCCCATATGAGGTTACCCACGCACCATAGCTCTGCGAGGTGTGACTCGGTTTTGCTTATTTGACTGGGCTGTCGTTGTTGTTCAGAAGCTCTTTCCACGTGAATGACTCTTGTCGCCCACTGTTGGCAGATCAACTTCCTCACATCAGATGTGTGCCGCTCCACTTCCTGTGCGGGATCCAGCCATTTTTAAGCACCAGCCGTGGTGGGATCAGGTGTCTTCCCTGAGGGAGGAACTGGCTCCACTGACTGAGGCAGAGCAGCTAGAGGAGCAGATGCTGAGAGCCGCCATGCTTGAATCTTTGCAAGATGCTCCTGAGGATGCAAAAATTGAGGTTCCAAAATCCTCCGTTTCTTCTCTGCGGTCAGTTTCTTTGCCACAAGAGTGATGCTGCCGTGAAAGCAGGCATGGTCAGTGATCACTTTCATTCTCCTTTCAGACTCCAGCAGCTTGAGAAGATGGGCTTCCCAACTGACAAGGCTGTCGTGGCGTTGGCAGCGTCGAAGCAGCTGGATGGCGCTATTTCACTTCTAATCGACGATAGCGTTGGGGAGCAAGCCGTGGTGGTCAGCGAAGGAAAGAGGCCACCAACACGACAAAGCGCAAACGCTTCAAGCTGCTGAACTTGGAGCCGGTCAGCAGGAGAATGTCTCTGGAACGGTTGTGTCCTGAAGTGAAAGAAACCTAGGAGGATGTTGTTTGAAGCAGAGACGGCGACGACaggtttttaaaaaacagtgaacATTTTATTACATTGCATACTTACATGGCAACCTTAAAACAGTAACACAACTGCAAGAAACAGCTATCCAAATATAAAATGGTTACACAACAGCGTACAAAACTACACTTTAAATAGTTCTACAAAATAAgatgaatgacatttttttcctatCTTTTAAAAAGTGGCTTTAACTTTAGTGTCATCAAAAGTCAATTTATCTACCCAAATCCAAAGCAACCACTGTTGGGCTGCTTTTTCTGCTACACTGGAGAAACACGCCACAAATCACAGGTGTCAACGCGTAGCAGTGATGACTTCATGTTTTAGTGCACGACATAGTTCAACGAGACGAAAGAAATGTGAATATTAGGAGAAGAAGTTGTACGCGTGTCCCGCATATTGTACATGCTCAACAGATTTAAATAATGGATTCTCATCCGACTGCAGTTacatcaggaaaacaaaaacaaaacttcaaatCCAGTCTCTTTGCTCACGTCTGATTCCTCCAGTTATCGATTGATGACCctcctttttccttttctcaAACATCAGCAGGTGAACTGAGGCTCTGTGCCAGACACAGGGGGCTGAAAGAAGAGGTCATGCTCAATGGTCGGGAGTCAAACTAGCTCTCCTGCTCCCAGTGTAGGAGGACGAATCAGTGGAGTTTCCCTGAGGTGCCGCCTCCCAGCTCCGAGACTGCTCTCAGATCAGGTCTTGATCTGTGGAGCGCTGATGAGACCTGCGGGAGGGAGAGTCGACCCAGCCTGTGGTCCTCAGGGTGAGCGAACCTTGGTGTTGGAGGAGCGAAGTGAAGGGAGCCGAAAGGGCAGGGCGCCTGCTCGCTTATCTCTGTAGAAACTAGGGGAAGATGTTCCAAAGGCTCCGTCCCCAGACCCTAGATCAGGCTCTGTTGAAGAAAGACAGCAGTTGGAAGTGGGCCTCACTGTCCTGGGCGGGTCAGCACTTGTGTCTGCTCTCAGTAGTGGACTGTACGGGCCTCTTTATCTTTGGCATCAACCACTTCCGAATGTTTCTTTGTGAACGGAACATAATGTAGTAAAAACAGATTCTGTGCAATCGCTCGTATTCAAGTGAGTGAAGACTTTATTGGAGCCGAAAAGCCGCAAGACATTGTCATCATCTACCAATTTTTTATGTgttaaaaaagatttttcattgCCTGCTTCACTGACAAGGTCGGTAATGTCAATGATATCCAAGTTGTGACTCATATCAGAACCAAATAAACACCTAACTCGTAGCGGTCGACCTCCATTTCAGATCTTATGTGTTAGAACCAGTGataaacaaactgaaacacgtataataaaacacattttttacatcAGTTTTCTGAGAATGAGAAGCAACATTCTACATGCAAGAAACATGAGTAATGAAGTCATTCAAATCACAAGAATATTGTTGTTAAAAaagaccaaaataaaaccaataaaaatgttgtaaaacAACATTAAGTCTTGGGAGCAGAAACAAGTTTTGAAGATTTTCAACACGTTTTTTATGCTTCAATGTGTGTTCAAactgtttgtttcagtgtttcaaatgttgaaagAATTCAACTGCAGGGGGCAGCGTATCTGTGGGGGAGGTTTCGGTGTTACCTGGCCAGATGATCGCCTCCAGCAGTGTCACCCTACGAGCCAGAAGCTCAAGATCTGCCTGCAAGTCGTGGAACATCTGCAAGCTAAGTTCCTATCAGAGAGCAGTGACAGGGTGGGCTGTGTGAGGGGTGGGGGTAGACACCAGTCCAGGGGGGCTGCTCGTGACTGCCTGTCCACGGGAGTTTCAGCCCCAAAACCTTTGACCTAAAGCTGACCCTGCCTCAGGCCTCCTACTCACCATGAATACCGATCATAGTCTCGAGGATTAAAACCCTCTCGGCTAAAATCTTCAGCGCCTCTCTGAT contains:
- the rhbdd3 gene encoding rhomboid domain-containing protein 3 isoform X1 — its product is MRHRSLLSPWSRVGPDGRGFCLGTCAVISTILVVHAAGVQASLSLGPGAELPSFRGTRLNLFGRVLRRPYDCSVLVPEVFLYALSHDDLPSLLVSVGLLLLAGPSQERRWGTAVFLALSILTTLCLPLVYALVLFVLVGEPSRVCGYSAIEMALLTAQCRQVTPRRLFKWVPVWFLPWCLLLLGMLLLPGTPALLHFCAISVGHNYSQSLIKALQELRQLSSVNLIPRSSYISTSAHMRLPTHHSSARSTSSHQMCAAPLPVRDPAIFKHQPWWDQVSSLREELAPLTEAEQLEEQMLRAAMLESLQDAPEDAKIEVPKSSVSSLRLQQLEKMGFPTDKAVVALAASKQLDGAISLLIDDSVGEQAVVVSEGKRPPTRQSANASSC
- the rhbdd3 gene encoding rhomboid domain-containing protein 3 isoform X2 encodes the protein MRHRSLLSPWSRVGPDGRGFCLGTCAVISTILVVHAAGVQASLSLGPGAELPSFREVFLYALSHDDLPSLLVSVGLLLLAGPSQERRWGTAVFLALSILTTLCLPLVYALVLFVLVGEPSRVCGYSAIEMALLTAQCRQVTPRRLFKWVPVWFLPWCLLLLGMLLLPGTPALLHFCAISVGHNYSQSLIKALQELRQLSSVNLIPRSSYISTSAHMRLPTHHSSARSTSSHQMCAAPLPVRDPAIFKHQPWWDQVSSLREELAPLTEAEQLEEQMLRAAMLESLQDAPEDAKIEVPKSSVSSLRLQQLEKMGFPTDKAVVALAASKQLDGAISLLIDDSVGEQAVVVSEGKRPPTRQSANASSC